A single region of the Brachypodium distachyon strain Bd21 chromosome 3, Brachypodium_distachyon_v3.0, whole genome shotgun sequence genome encodes:
- the LOC100846431 gene encoding uncharacterized protein At5g03900, chloroplastic isoform X1, translated as MPPMAVAASLSLHLRLRPAPYARRTPPRHAPFLISPSPSTPPSPQHLRVAHGSFPRPWRPSVRARAGTVEAPSLARPGGAVETDRLPSDVRDRAMDAVDHFGGRVTIGDVASRAGLQVDQAERALQALAADTGGFLEVSGEGEVLYVFPKDYRAKLAGKSFRMRVEPLVNKAKEVGAYVVRVSFGTALVASIVLVYTTIIAIISSSSSDEDNRGRRRRSYGSTIFLPTDLFWYLDAGSSRRRRVENENGMNFIESVFSFVFGDGDPNDGLEERRWKMIGQYISSNGGVVTAEELAPYLDVPAPSELSKDDESFILPVLLRFQGHPEVDEQGNILYRFPSLQRTASSKGGGSREYVGTKWSAMFSGVEKFMEEKPWEFSKANASERAMVAGLGGLNLFGVIILGNLLKQMTVTPGGLISFAAQLFPLLQIYAGSFFAIPLFRWFLLRKTNDDISRRNKAREERAQELVLPEPSLRRKLLSARDMAQRKVITPEEIVYTTEKDVLDQEYEVKEWERRFKKLESD; from the exons ATGCCACCCATGGCCGTCGCTGCCTCCCTCTCACTCCACCTGCGCCTCCGACCGGCTCCGTACGCCCGCCGCACGCCCCCTCGCCACGCCCCATTCCTCATATCCCCTTCTCCGTCCACCCCTCCGTCTCCCCAACACCTCCGCGTCGCCCATGGCTCGTTCCCTCGTCCGTGGCGCCCCTCCGTGAGGGCGCGGGCAGGCACCGTCGAGGCGCCATCCCTCGCGCGgcccggcggcgccgtggagACCGACCGCCTCCCCTCCGACGTGCGCGACCGCGCCATGGACGCCGTCGACCACTTTGGCGGCCGCGTCACCATCGGCGACGTCGCCTCCCGTGCCGGTCTGCAGGTCGACCAGGCGGAGCGCGCTCTCCAGGCTCTCGCCGCGGACACCGGCGGCTTCCTGGAG GTCTCTGGGGAAGGGGAGGTGCTGTACGTCTTTCCCAAAGACTATAGGGCGAAGCTCGCTGGCAAGTCATTCAGAATGCGGGTCGAGCCGCTGGTCAACAAAGCTAAG GAAGTGGGTGCATATGTGGTCCGGGTGTCTTTTGGGACGGCACTAGTTGCCTCCATTGTGCTTGTATACACTACGATCATTGCCATTATCTCAAGCTCGAG CAGTGATGAAGATAATCGTGGCAGGCGGCGCAGATCCTATGGCTCTACAATATTCCTCCCGACAGATTTGTTTTG GTACTTGGATGCAGGTTCCtccaggaggcggcgggtAGAAAACGAAAATGGGATGAACTTTATTGAATCT GTCTTTTCATTTGTATTTGGAGATGGTGATCCAAATGATGGGCTTGAAGAAAGAAGGTGGAAGATG ATTGGGCAGTATATTTCATCAAATGGTGGGGTTGTTACGGCAGAAGAACTGGCACCTTATCTTGATGTACCAGCACCTTCAGAGCTGTCCAAG GATGATGAATCCTTTATTCTTCCAGTTCTTTTACGCTTCCAAGGACATCCAGAAGTTGATGAGCAG GGAAACATTCTTTACCGATTCCCCTCGCTGCAACGTACTGCCTCATCGAAAGGAGGTGGGAGTAGGGAATATGTTGGTACAAAATGGTCTGCAATGTTCAGTGGCGTTGAAAAATTTATGGAAGAGAAACCATGGGAATTCAG TAAAGCAAATGCATCAGAGAGGGCAATGGTTGCTGGTTTGGGAGGACTCAATCTTTTTGGCGTCATCATTCTCGGAAACTTATTGAA GCAAATGACAGTGACACCTGGTGGGCTTATCTCATTTGCTGCACAGTTATTTCCCTTGCTTCAG ATATATGCTGGTTCCTTTTTTGCAATACCATTATTTAGATGGTTTTTGCTTCGCAAAACCAATGATGATATTTCAAGGAGGAACAAGGCCAGAGAAGAGAGAGCCCAGGAACTTGTTTTGCCAGAACCTTCTCTCAGAAGAAAG TTGCTCAGTGCACGTGACATGGCTCAACGGAAGGTGATTACACCAGAGGAGATTGTGTACACAACCGAAAAGGATGTATTGGATCAGGAATACGAAGTCAAGGAGTGGGAAAGGAGATTTAAGAAGCTCGAGTCAGACTGA
- the LOC100846124 gene encoding glucan endo-1,3-beta-glucosidase 14 encodes MAAAREAPSRAAPSVAAAAGVLLLLSILLTEQVVVCSALSIGVNYGQIANNLPSPGRVSWLLQSIKISKVKLYDADPHVLRAFLGTGVEFVVGIGNEHVPSMVSPAAAHAWLQQHVAPHLRAGARITCITVGNEVFKGNDTALQAALLPAMRSVHQALAALGLQGRVNVTTAHSLDIMGVSYPPSAGAFHPGAVSHLQPYLSFLSQTGAPFLINCYPFFAYKDDPARVPLEYVLFQPNAGVTDPNTGLNYDNMLYAQVDAVYAAIQALGHTDIHVKVSETGWPSRGDPDEIGATPEHAGTYIRNLLQRIEMKQGTPLRPAVPIDVYVFALFNENLKPGPASERNYGLFYPDGTPVYNVGLRGYLPPVESSDNGARRQVFHLLALLLSIASVAFALS; translated from the exons ATGGCAGCAGCTCGTGAGGCGCCGTCCAGAGCAGCTCCTTCCGTTGCTGCGGCTGCCGGAGTTCTGCTGCTCCTCTCCATCCTGCTGACAG agcaggtggtggtgtgCTCGGCCCTGTCCATCGGCGTCAACTACGGGCAGATCGCGAACAACCTCCCATCGCCGGGGCGTGTGTCGTGGCTGCTCCAGTCGATCAAGATCAGCAAGGTGAAGCTCTACGACGCCGACCCGCACGTCCTGCGCGCGTTCCTGGGCACGGGCGTGGAGTTCGTGGTGGGCATCGGCAACGAGCACGTCCCGTCCATGGTGAGCCCCGCCGCGGCGCACGCGTGGCTCCAGCAGCACGTGGCGCCGCACCTCCGCGCCGGCGCGCGCATCACCTGCATCACCGTGGGCAACGAGGTGTTCAAGGGCAACGACACGGCCCTGCAGGCGGCCCTCCTGCCGGCCATGCGGTCCGTGCACCAGGCGCTGGCCGCGCTGGGGCTGCAGGGCCGCGTCAACGTCACCACGGCGCACTCGCTGGACATCATGGGCGTCTCCTACCCTCCTTCCGCGGGAGCGTTCCACCCGGGCGCCGTGTCGCACCTGCAGCCGTACCTCAGCTTCCTGTCGCAGACCGGGGCGCCGTTCCTCATCAACTGCTACCCGTTCTTCGCCTACAAGGACGACCCGGCGCGGGTGCCGCTGGAGTACGTGCTGTTCCAGCCCAACGCGGGCGTTACCGACCCCAACACGGGGCTCAACTACGACAACATGCTGTACGCGCAGGTGGATGCCGTGTACGCGGCCATCCAGGCGCTGGGCCACACGGATATTCATGTCAAGGTTTCTGAGACCGGGTGGCCGTCCCGGGGCGACCCCGACGAGATCGGCGCCACGCCGGAGCACGCCGGGACGTACATCCGGAACCTGCTGCAGAGGATCGAGATGAAGCAGGGCACCCCGCTAAGGCCCGCGGTGCCCATCGACGTCTACGTGTTCGCGCTCTTCAACGAGAACCTCAAGCCCGGGCCGGCGTCGGAGCGGAACTACGGGCTGTTCTACCCCGACGGCACGCCTGTTTACAATGTCGGTCTGCGCGGCTACCTCCCGCCGGTCGAATCATCAGATAATGGAGCACGGCGACAG GTGTTTCATTTGCTTGCGCTTCTTCTCTCCATCGCGTCGGTCGCTTTCGCCTTGTCCTGA
- the LOC100846940 gene encoding heme-binding-like protein At3g10130, chloroplastic, translating to MAFPCSAPVRPPRALRARGGRPLGRGPALTVVAAVTRVSGSEVRAKLVLALASQALAASQRRAVDLVTEATKYALPSSRFDPRTLEEALMSVPDLETVQFRVLKREEDYEIREVESYYIAETTMPGRTGFDFGGSSRSFNVLASYLFGENTRSEQMEMTTPVLTRKAEIGSEKMDMTTPVITKKSADENKWKMSFVMPSKYGPDLPKAKDPSVTIKEVPRKIVAVVAFPGLVTDDDISQRESRLRQALQKDTQYRVKEDSVVEVAQYNPPFTLPFTRRNEVALEVERLDRASMSKINE from the exons ATGGCGTTCCCGTGCTCCGCCCCAGTGCGGCCCCCGCGCGCCCTCCGAGCCCGAGGCGGGCGCCCGCTTGGCCGCGGCCCCGCGCTGACGGTCGTGGCCGCTGTCACCCGGGTCAGCGGCTCCGAGGTCCGTGCAAAGCTCGTGCTAGCGCTCGCCTCGCAGGCCCTCGCCGCCTCGCAGCGCCGCGCCGTCGACCTCGTCACCGAGGCCACCAAGTATGCCCTGCCGTCTAGCCGCTTCGATCCACGGACCCTTGAGGAGGCCCTCATGTCCG TTCCCGATCTCGAGACGGTGCAGTTCCGCGTCCTGAAGCGCGAGGAGGATTACGAGATCAGAGAAGTGGAG TCGTACTATATTGCTGAGACGACGATGCCTGGAAGAACTGGATTTGATTTCGGTGGATCTTCTCGGTCGTTCAACGTACTAGCGTCTTACTTATTCGGTGAG AACACGAGGTCCGAGCAAATGGAAATGACAACCCCTGTTCTCACCCGGAAGGCTGAAATTGGCAGTGAAAAGATGGACATGACCACCCCAGTTATAACAAAAAAG TCAGCTGATGAAAATAAGTGGAAGATGTCCTTTGTGATGCCATCAAAATATGGTCCAGACTTGCCTAAGGCAAAAGACCCATCTGTGACCATCAAGGAGGTGCCCAGGAAAATTGTAGCAGTTGTGGCCTTTCCAG GTTTGGTTACAGATGATGACATAAGTCAGAGAGAATCCAGATTGCGGCAAGCTCTCCAAAAAGATACTCAATATCGAGTCAAAGAGGATTCAGTGGTGGAAGTTGCACAG TATAATCCCCCTTTCACACTTCCTTTCACAAGGCGTAATGAAGTAGCATTGGAAGTTGAGCGGCTTGATAGAGCCTCCATGTCCAAGATTAACGAATAA
- the LOC100846431 gene encoding uncharacterized protein At5g03900, chloroplastic isoform X2: MPPMAVAASLSLHLRLRPAPYARRTPPRHAPFLISPSPSTPPSPQHLRVAHGSFPRPWRPSVRARAGTVEAPSLARPGGAVETDRLPSDVRDRAMDAVDHFGGRVTIGDVASRAGLQVDQAERALQALAADTGGFLEVSGEGEVLYVFPKDYRAKLAGKSFRMRVEPLVNKAKEVGAYVVRVSFGTALVASIVLVYTTIIAIISSSSDEDNRGRRRRSYGSTIFLPTDLFWYLDAGSSRRRRVENENGMNFIESVFSFVFGDGDPNDGLEERRWKMIGQYISSNGGVVTAEELAPYLDVPAPSELSKDDESFILPVLLRFQGHPEVDEQGNILYRFPSLQRTASSKGGGSREYVGTKWSAMFSGVEKFMEEKPWEFSKANASERAMVAGLGGLNLFGVIILGNLLKQMTVTPGGLISFAAQLFPLLQIYAGSFFAIPLFRWFLLRKTNDDISRRNKAREERAQELVLPEPSLRRKLLSARDMAQRKVITPEEIVYTTEKDVLDQEYEVKEWERRFKKLESD; the protein is encoded by the exons ATGCCACCCATGGCCGTCGCTGCCTCCCTCTCACTCCACCTGCGCCTCCGACCGGCTCCGTACGCCCGCCGCACGCCCCCTCGCCACGCCCCATTCCTCATATCCCCTTCTCCGTCCACCCCTCCGTCTCCCCAACACCTCCGCGTCGCCCATGGCTCGTTCCCTCGTCCGTGGCGCCCCTCCGTGAGGGCGCGGGCAGGCACCGTCGAGGCGCCATCCCTCGCGCGgcccggcggcgccgtggagACCGACCGCCTCCCCTCCGACGTGCGCGACCGCGCCATGGACGCCGTCGACCACTTTGGCGGCCGCGTCACCATCGGCGACGTCGCCTCCCGTGCCGGTCTGCAGGTCGACCAGGCGGAGCGCGCTCTCCAGGCTCTCGCCGCGGACACCGGCGGCTTCCTGGAG GTCTCTGGGGAAGGGGAGGTGCTGTACGTCTTTCCCAAAGACTATAGGGCGAAGCTCGCTGGCAAGTCATTCAGAATGCGGGTCGAGCCGCTGGTCAACAAAGCTAAG GAAGTGGGTGCATATGTGGTCCGGGTGTCTTTTGGGACGGCACTAGTTGCCTCCATTGTGCTTGTATACACTACGATCATTGCCATTATCTCAAGCTCGAG TGATGAAGATAATCGTGGCAGGCGGCGCAGATCCTATGGCTCTACAATATTCCTCCCGACAGATTTGTTTTG GTACTTGGATGCAGGTTCCtccaggaggcggcgggtAGAAAACGAAAATGGGATGAACTTTATTGAATCT GTCTTTTCATTTGTATTTGGAGATGGTGATCCAAATGATGGGCTTGAAGAAAGAAGGTGGAAGATG ATTGGGCAGTATATTTCATCAAATGGTGGGGTTGTTACGGCAGAAGAACTGGCACCTTATCTTGATGTACCAGCACCTTCAGAGCTGTCCAAG GATGATGAATCCTTTATTCTTCCAGTTCTTTTACGCTTCCAAGGACATCCAGAAGTTGATGAGCAG GGAAACATTCTTTACCGATTCCCCTCGCTGCAACGTACTGCCTCATCGAAAGGAGGTGGGAGTAGGGAATATGTTGGTACAAAATGGTCTGCAATGTTCAGTGGCGTTGAAAAATTTATGGAAGAGAAACCATGGGAATTCAG TAAAGCAAATGCATCAGAGAGGGCAATGGTTGCTGGTTTGGGAGGACTCAATCTTTTTGGCGTCATCATTCTCGGAAACTTATTGAA GCAAATGACAGTGACACCTGGTGGGCTTATCTCATTTGCTGCACAGTTATTTCCCTTGCTTCAG ATATATGCTGGTTCCTTTTTTGCAATACCATTATTTAGATGGTTTTTGCTTCGCAAAACCAATGATGATATTTCAAGGAGGAACAAGGCCAGAGAAGAGAGAGCCCAGGAACTTGTTTTGCCAGAACCTTCTCTCAGAAGAAAG TTGCTCAGTGCACGTGACATGGCTCAACGGAAGGTGATTACACCAGAGGAGATTGTGTACACAACCGAAAAGGATGTATTGGATCAGGAATACGAAGTCAAGGAGTGGGAAAGGAGATTTAAGAAGCTCGAGTCAGACTGA